The following proteins are co-located in the Blastopirellula marina genome:
- the smc gene encoding chromosome segregation protein SMC, whose translation MLKALELHGFKSFADKTRLEFPQGITVVVGPNGSGKSNIVDAIKWVLGEQSAKSLRGKEMADVIFKGSAAHGRKPMNAAEATIVFDNAEGTLPIDAPEVHVTRRVFRSGEGEYLINRHPCRLRDVKDLCRGTGIGTDAYSIIEQGKVDTLLQASPRDRRAVFEEAAGISRFKAKKLETQRRLDRVDQNLVRLSDIVEEVGSRYRSIKAQAGKAQKYREYTERLKLLRTVVGMQDWNSLSTRVEQYSSELEFLRQEQAEAQQIIVQAEEGLESAEAKLFELQSLLSQKEEQHAKVAQRLATIHSASGMQFRVLEDLEQEAKSQAINLARNIASLRTLTADLAAAKQQLSKAMTQRDVVSADLESVEAATEEVQTEIEAKREQGEANRQKHLEMLRNVSTLDNALGAVKARIESDRNQLTAIEQAIERDEARLEEHRSELGQLTEDEGGLVEHLSTAQADVTDAKGALRIQEQEAADIQADLDALSRRKAVAAERASVLDELERTSEGVNSGVKEILSRARVERLPLFQSVIGLVADVVRVDVEYARMIEISLADAAQLVLLETGDLLQQVLEREVIFPGRVGLLDIESLPKSQNEEPDGLRDEPGVLGNALDFVEAEEEFLPVAAFLLGDIWFVDNARSAIELKKKYSERLRFVTRDGELLEADGRVYAGPTTNVGGIISRRSELRALRNEVTKLEQAFEKKEAVLAEVQQSIAEQKQALEDLVGQQQEASSVLTEHRLVKQRLESRIADADTELKKRLEQRETIDARIDSDEKQLKEQEVELAATREAIAQLEVESDNLTQTLGELEASLSDSRGQITGLKVELARAEQQVESHEASSQRLQENLDERRAAITDVRQSIAQNSTKIQNQQLEILRGTSEYASAMLKLAESNDALATDRASRKHLEKAKSENTSKLVEARQKQRTVDDQLHRKELSFTDLRHERSTLERRLRDDYAIEISEVEIDLETVELPGDRAAVDEEIADLRRKISNIGSVNMQALQELDEFQTRFEQLDGQLKDLTEAKESLEKIINKINVDSRRLFEETLETVRSNFQVMFRRVFGGGSADIIIEEGVDILEAGIDVIATPPGKSSLNISLLSGGERALTAVTLLLAIFQFRPSPFCILDEVDGPLDEANIGRFVDVLNGFLDWTRFVIVSHSKATMSAATTLHGVTMQESGISKRVSVRFDDVNETGDGDISVA comes from the coding sequence ATGCTGAAGGCCTTAGAGCTTCACGGCTTTAAGAGTTTTGCTGATAAGACTCGCCTGGAATTCCCGCAGGGAATCACGGTGGTCGTTGGTCCCAATGGTTCGGGAAAGTCGAACATCGTCGACGCAATCAAGTGGGTTCTCGGGGAACAAAGCGCCAAGAGCCTTCGTGGTAAGGAAATGGCCGACGTCATCTTTAAGGGCTCGGCCGCCCATGGACGCAAACCGATGAACGCCGCTGAGGCGACCATCGTGTTCGACAACGCCGAAGGCACCTTACCGATCGATGCCCCAGAGGTACACGTCACACGACGTGTCTTCCGGAGTGGCGAAGGGGAATATCTGATCAACCGGCATCCTTGCCGTTTGCGCGACGTGAAAGACCTCTGTCGTGGTACCGGTATCGGTACGGACGCCTACAGCATCATCGAACAGGGTAAAGTCGATACGCTACTGCAGGCCTCGCCGCGTGATCGACGGGCGGTGTTCGAAGAAGCCGCCGGGATTAGCCGCTTCAAAGCAAAGAAGCTGGAAACACAGCGGCGGTTGGATCGTGTTGATCAAAACCTGGTCCGCCTATCCGACATCGTGGAAGAGGTCGGTTCTCGTTACCGCAGCATCAAAGCTCAGGCTGGCAAGGCACAGAAGTATCGTGAATATACCGAGCGTTTGAAGCTGTTGCGAACCGTTGTTGGGATGCAGGACTGGAACAGTCTTTCGACCCGCGTCGAGCAATACTCAAGCGAACTCGAATTCCTTCGCCAAGAGCAGGCTGAAGCTCAGCAAATCATCGTTCAAGCGGAGGAAGGGCTCGAAAGCGCGGAAGCAAAGCTGTTCGAGTTGCAATCGTTGCTGAGCCAGAAAGAGGAACAGCACGCGAAAGTTGCGCAGAGATTGGCAACGATCCATTCCGCCTCAGGGATGCAGTTCCGCGTTTTGGAGGATCTTGAGCAGGAAGCCAAGTCGCAAGCGATCAATCTGGCCCGGAATATTGCCTCGTTGCGAACGCTGACGGCGGATTTGGCCGCTGCCAAGCAGCAGCTTTCCAAAGCCATGACACAGCGCGATGTCGTCTCGGCTGACCTGGAAAGTGTGGAAGCAGCCACTGAGGAAGTTCAAACCGAGATCGAAGCGAAACGCGAGCAGGGAGAAGCAAACCGTCAAAAGCATTTAGAAATGCTGCGGAATGTGTCTACGCTCGACAACGCTCTCGGCGCGGTTAAGGCCCGCATCGAAAGCGATCGCAATCAGTTAACTGCGATTGAGCAAGCGATCGAACGGGACGAAGCTCGCTTGGAAGAGCATCGCAGCGAGTTGGGGCAGCTTACCGAGGACGAAGGTGGGTTGGTCGAACACCTTTCGACCGCTCAGGCCGACGTGACCGACGCTAAAGGAGCGTTACGTATTCAAGAACAAGAGGCGGCAGATATTCAGGCCGATCTCGATGCCCTCTCCCGCCGTAAGGCAGTAGCCGCCGAGCGAGCATCCGTTCTCGATGAATTAGAGCGTACCAGCGAAGGGGTGAACTCGGGGGTGAAAGAAATCCTTTCGCGGGCCCGTGTCGAAAGACTACCGCTATTTCAATCCGTGATCGGGCTCGTGGCAGATGTCGTGCGGGTTGACGTTGAATATGCTCGGATGATTGAAATCTCGCTGGCCGATGCAGCCCAACTGGTGCTTCTCGAAACCGGCGATCTTCTGCAGCAAGTGTTGGAACGCGAGGTTATCTTCCCAGGCCGAGTCGGCTTGCTAGATATCGAGTCACTGCCGAAGTCACAGAATGAAGAGCCGGACGGACTTCGTGACGAACCTGGTGTTCTCGGCAATGCACTCGATTTCGTCGAAGCCGAAGAGGAGTTCTTGCCGGTCGCAGCATTCCTTCTGGGCGATATCTGGTTTGTCGATAATGCGCGCTCTGCAATCGAGCTCAAGAAGAAGTATTCCGAGCGACTTCGTTTTGTGACTCGCGATGGTGAATTGCTGGAGGCGGATGGACGCGTATATGCCGGACCGACCACGAATGTCGGCGGTATCATCTCGCGGCGAAGTGAACTTCGTGCTCTGCGTAATGAAGTCACCAAGCTTGAACAAGCTTTCGAGAAAAAGGAAGCGGTTCTAGCCGAGGTGCAGCAATCGATCGCCGAGCAGAAGCAGGCCTTGGAAGACCTAGTGGGCCAGCAGCAAGAAGCTTCGTCCGTGCTTACCGAGCATCGCTTGGTGAAGCAGCGACTGGAATCACGAATCGCAGACGCCGACACGGAACTAAAAAAGCGTCTCGAGCAACGCGAAACCATTGATGCACGAATTGACAGTGACGAGAAGCAGCTCAAAGAACAGGAAGTCGAGCTCGCAGCCACGCGCGAAGCGATCGCCCAGCTAGAAGTTGAAAGTGATAACCTCACGCAAACCCTCGGCGAGCTCGAGGCCAGCTTGAGCGATAGCCGTGGGCAAATCACCGGACTGAAAGTCGAACTGGCCCGAGCCGAGCAGCAGGTGGAGTCGCACGAGGCAAGTAGCCAACGCCTGCAAGAGAACTTGGACGAACGCCGCGCGGCGATCACCGACGTTCGGCAATCGATTGCCCAAAATTCCACTAAGATTCAAAACCAGCAGCTTGAGATCTTACGTGGAACGAGCGAATACGCATCGGCAATGCTAAAACTGGCCGAATCGAATGATGCTTTGGCGACCGATCGTGCCAGCCGCAAGCATTTGGAAAAGGCCAAGTCGGAGAATACCTCGAAGCTGGTCGAAGCTCGGCAAAAGCAGCGAACTGTCGACGATCAGTTGCACCGTAAGGAACTTTCCTTCACCGACCTCCGGCACGAGCGGAGTACGCTCGAACGTCGGCTCCGTGACGATTATGCGATCGAAATCTCCGAAGTCGAGATCGATTTGGAAACGGTTGAACTTCCTGGTGACCGAGCTGCTGTCGATGAAGAGATCGCCGATTTGCGCCGCAAGATTAGCAACATCGGTTCCGTAAACATGCAGGCCCTTCAGGAGTTGGACGAGTTTCAGACTCGCTTCGAGCAGCTCGATGGGCAACTGAAAGACCTGACCGAAGCGAAGGAATCGCTCGAGAAGATCATCAACAAGATTAATGTCGATAGCCGTCGCCTTTTCGAGGAAACGTTGGAGACCGTTCGGAGTAACTTCCAGGTGATGTTCCGCCGCGTGTTTGGTGGTGGTTCGGCTGATATCATCATCGAGGAAGGCGTCGACATTCTGGAGGCCGGGATCGATGTGATTGCTACGCCGCCTGGCAAGAGTTCGCTCAATATCTCGCTGCTCTCCGGTGGCGAACGCGCTTTGACCGCCGTGACGCTGCTGCTGGCGATCTTCCAATTCCGTCCCAGCCCCTTCTGTATTTTGGACGAAGTCGACGGCCCGCTCGATGAGGCGAACATTGGCCGCTTCGTCGACGTGCTCAATGGTTTTCTCGATTGGACTCGCTTCGTCATCGTCAGTCATTCGAAAGCAACGATGTCGGCTGCGACAACCCTGCACGGCGTGACGATGCAGGAATCAGGCATCTCGAAACGAGTCAGCGTCCGCTTCGACGATGTCAATGAAACAGGCGACGGCGATATCTCGGTCGCTTAG
- a CDS encoding HEAT repeat domain-containing protein: protein MLRHGRSNTARILVACLLISGQISTLGCIAPWTSKDPQASAPSHDWDEVKTVGDLTGVVGMNSATIRAITLVTMLKGTGSDPPPGEARNMVLGEMRTRQIENPSQWLASTNTGVIFAEAVIPAGAQKNDIVDVRVIVPPETDTTSLEYGWMPETRLTDMAMLGGRMRKGHDIAIAAGPIVLDSVVDGTVTEANQKRGHVLGGARLLEERPLGLGLVKDHVSIAASSRVGSVINKRFYMFRDGSKQGVANPQSDKYIELAVHPRYKDNIARYMRVIRHIPMAVTTPARLEYIAEAEAMLLDQESTQVGAMKLEAVGKEGIESLKKGLDSNHELVRFCAAEALAYLNEPECIEPLADAARRNNGFRYRALLALGSFDDLDVIDALEGLLNAESAEARYGAFDQLKKRSSELPSIAGTTLSNGIQLHAIRSAAAPMVHFRLKDRAEIAVFGTDVRLQGDVIFIGQDGLTIRSSGHRKLKVMRFSAGGEEEVRECSTEVVQLIRTLTEMDCKYGEVVRTLFGLRNEGYMSVRVEVNAMPRPDRSYIKSSGEEENSVESSEMLADNFTQTGESAKTEESSEVSTSTAGDGTLIPTFD from the coding sequence ATGCTACGGCACGGACGCTCGAACACGGCTCGCATTCTTGTTGCCTGTCTCCTTATATCAGGGCAGATTTCCACGCTCGGCTGCATCGCCCCGTGGACTAGCAAAGACCCCCAAGCATCCGCCCCTTCCCATGATTGGGACGAGGTCAAGACGGTGGGCGATTTAACGGGTGTTGTCGGGATGAACTCTGCGACCATTCGGGCTATTACCCTAGTTACCATGCTTAAGGGAACCGGAAGCGATCCCCCGCCGGGCGAAGCTCGAAATATGGTGCTCGGCGAGATGCGAACGCGTCAAATCGAAAATCCAAGTCAATGGTTGGCCTCGACGAACACCGGGGTCATCTTCGCGGAAGCAGTCATCCCTGCCGGCGCACAGAAGAATGACATTGTCGACGTACGAGTCATCGTTCCTCCCGAAACCGATACAACCAGTCTGGAATATGGCTGGATGCCTGAGACTCGCCTGACCGACATGGCAATGCTTGGTGGTCGGATGCGGAAAGGTCATGATATCGCCATCGCGGCAGGGCCGATTGTTCTCGACAGCGTTGTCGATGGCACGGTAACCGAAGCGAATCAAAAGCGAGGACACGTCCTCGGTGGTGCGCGGCTGTTGGAAGAACGCCCACTGGGCCTCGGTTTGGTGAAAGATCACGTCTCGATCGCTGCCAGTAGTCGTGTCGGCTCGGTAATCAATAAGCGATTCTACATGTTCCGTGACGGATCGAAGCAAGGGGTCGCTAATCCCCAGTCGGACAAATACATCGAACTTGCTGTTCATCCTCGCTACAAAGACAACATCGCTCGCTACATGCGAGTCATTCGCCACATTCCGATGGCGGTCACCACGCCTGCCCGGTTGGAATACATCGCCGAAGCCGAGGCAATGCTGTTAGACCAAGAGTCGACCCAAGTCGGTGCGATGAAGCTGGAAGCGGTTGGCAAAGAGGGGATTGAGTCGCTCAAAAAAGGGCTCGACTCCAATCACGAGTTGGTCCGCTTTTGTGCTGCCGAAGCATTGGCTTACTTGAACGAACCTGAGTGTATTGAACCGCTCGCCGATGCTGCCCGCCGCAACAACGGTTTCCGATACCGTGCCTTATTGGCGTTGGGGTCGTTCGACGACTTGGACGTGATTGATGCCTTAGAAGGCCTACTCAACGCCGAGAGTGCTGAAGCTCGTTACGGGGCGTTCGATCAACTAAAGAAGCGTTCCAGCGAGTTGCCTTCGATTGCCGGCACCACGTTGAGCAACGGTATTCAATTGCATGCGATTCGGTCAGCAGCTGCTCCCATGGTTCACTTCCGTCTGAAAGACCGTGCAGAAATCGCCGTCTTCGGTACTGATGTTCGGCTCCAGGGCGATGTGATCTTCATTGGCCAGGACGGACTCACGATTCGTAGCTCGGGTCATCGCAAGTTGAAAGTGATGCGGTTCTCGGCTGGTGGCGAAGAAGAAGTTCGCGAATGCTCAACCGAAGTCGTTCAGTTAATCCGCACTTTGACAGAAATGGACTGCAAATATGGCGAGGTCGTACGAACGCTGTTCGGCCTGCGAAACGAAGGCTACATGTCGGTGCGTGTCGAGGTGAACGCGATGCCACGACCGGATCGAAGCTACATCAAGTCTTCAGGAGAGGAAGAAAACAGCGTCGAATCGAGCGAAATGCTAGCCGATAACTTCACCCAAACCGGAGAATCTGCCAAAACCGAAGAGTCTTCCGAAGTATCCACCTCTACCGCAGGGGATGGTACCTTGATCCCGACGTTCGATTAG
- a CDS encoding AAA family ATPase produces the protein MIQQLAIAGYRSIRSIILKLGQLNVVTGANGCGKSNLYRSLRMLADAAHGELVRSLARDGGFSSVLWAGPEMITEDAEALSAPMKRKKPVSLRLGFTSHEYSYALDLGGPVPRKYLDPAAGMQLSTFRNDPVMKRECLWRGNRMLPSYLCADRRNEMLRCRNAEGAWREVGVPLSLQASMLTEYSDPFEGPELIVMREIIRSWRFYDSFRTDPDAPARRVNVGTWTPVLGNDGSDLAAALQTIREMGNGGPLVEAIDDAFPGSLLNITNTHVGLQLTLEQPGMMRELTAAELSDGTLRYLLLVAALLTPQPPKLLVLNEPEMSLHPDLIPALARLILSAAGQSQVIVVTHSEKLAEHLAEWDLCRRIPLEKCSGETILQGGDLLDQVGWKWPSR, from the coding sequence AATCTTTATCGGTCACTACGCATGCTGGCCGACGCGGCCCATGGTGAGTTGGTCCGGTCATTAGCTCGTGATGGCGGATTTTCGTCGGTTCTCTGGGCTGGGCCAGAAATGATCACGGAAGACGCCGAAGCGTTATCGGCTCCGATGAAACGTAAGAAGCCTGTTAGTCTGCGGCTTGGATTCACTTCGCACGAGTACAGCTATGCACTCGATCTCGGCGGACCGGTACCTCGCAAGTATCTCGATCCGGCCGCCGGGATGCAATTGTCGACGTTTCGAAATGATCCCGTGATGAAGCGTGAATGTTTATGGCGTGGCAATCGAATGCTGCCGAGCTATCTCTGTGCAGATCGTCGAAACGAAATGCTTCGCTGTCGTAATGCTGAGGGGGCCTGGCGCGAGGTCGGCGTTCCTCTTTCCCTTCAAGCCAGCATGCTGACCGAATACTCCGACCCCTTCGAAGGTCCCGAACTGATTGTCATGCGTGAGATCATCCGCTCGTGGCGGTTTTACGATTCGTTTCGGACCGATCCAGACGCACCGGCAAGACGCGTGAATGTCGGTACCTGGACTCCGGTACTCGGCAACGACGGCAGCGATTTGGCAGCCGCACTGCAAACCATCCGCGAGATGGGCAACGGGGGCCCGCTGGTCGAAGCAATTGATGATGCTTTTCCTGGTTCACTGCTGAACATCACGAATACACACGTCGGCTTGCAACTGACATTGGAGCAGCCCGGCATGATGCGTGAACTGACTGCCGCAGAACTATCGGATGGGACGCTTCGTTATTTGCTGCTCGTCGCCGCTCTTTTGACGCCGCAACCGCCGAAGCTGTTGGTGTTGAACGAACCGGAAATGAGTCTACACCCAGATTTGATACCAGCCTTGGCGCGTTTGATCTTATCCGCCGCTGGGCAAAGCCAAGTCATCGTGGTTACGCATAGCGAGAAACTCGCCGAACATTTGGCTGAGTGGGATTTATGCCGCCGCATTCCCCTGGAGAAATGCAGCGGCGAAACCATCTTGCAAGGAGGAGACCTCTTAGATCAAGTAGGGTGGAAATGGCCGAGCCGGTAA
- the yidD gene encoding membrane protein insertion efficiency factor YidD — translation MIFLVRCYQYTLSPIVGQQCRFQPTCSNYFIQAVRKYGPISGAVRGIWRILRCNPFCRSGFDPP, via the coding sequence ATGATTTTTCTGGTGCGCTGTTATCAGTACACGCTTAGCCCGATTGTCGGGCAACAGTGCCGGTTTCAGCCAACTTGCAGCAATTATTTCATTCAAGCGGTACGCAAATACGGCCCAATTTCGGGGGCTGTGCGTGGGATTTGGCGGATTTTACGCTGTAATCCCTTTTGTCGCAGTGGATTCGATCCGCCGTAA